A window from Longimicrobium sp. encodes these proteins:
- a CDS encoding PspA/IM30 family protein: protein MGLFDKLSLLIRSNMNDLIARAENPEKMLNQVIDDMRNQLARARQEVAHAMADAAKLKKQVEDEQKQAQEWEQRAMLAVRQDRDDLARQALMRQQEHASRAQQYYDTWEKHEADTQRLRDALRQLSDKIQEATRKKNLLIAQQKRAEAQKRIHETMSGLSDASAFDAFDRMAAKIEDNERQALAAAAVSDDLSGDSLEREFKALQAAGGDSVDFKLLEMKQQMGLLPSAPAASSTPAPALTNGQASLQLGTGDPAAAAAPASPAAAQDNVSDAELVDEFDALEAKERGTV from the coding sequence ATGGGACTCTTCGATAAGCTGTCACTGCTGATCCGGTCGAACATGAACGACCTGATCGCCCGGGCCGAAAACCCGGAAAAGATGCTGAACCAGGTCATCGACGACATGCGCAACCAGCTCGCGCGAGCGAGGCAGGAGGTTGCCCATGCGATGGCCGACGCGGCGAAGCTCAAGAAGCAGGTGGAGGACGAGCAGAAGCAGGCGCAGGAGTGGGAGCAGCGCGCCATGCTCGCCGTGCGCCAGGACCGCGACGACCTGGCCCGCCAGGCCCTGATGCGCCAGCAGGAGCACGCCTCCCGCGCGCAGCAGTACTACGACACCTGGGAGAAGCACGAGGCGGACACGCAGCGCCTGCGCGACGCACTGCGGCAGCTGAGCGACAAGATCCAGGAGGCGACGCGCAAGAAGAACCTCCTGATCGCGCAGCAGAAGCGCGCAGAGGCGCAGAAGCGCATCCACGAGACGATGTCCGGCCTGTCGGATGCGTCTGCCTTCGACGCCTTCGACCGGATGGCGGCGAAGATCGAGGACAACGAGCGCCAGGCCCTGGCCGCCGCAGCGGTGAGCGACGACCTGAGCGGCGACTCGCTGGAGCGCGAGTTCAAGGCGCTGCAGGCCGCGGGTGGCGACAGCGTGGACTTCAAGCTGCTGGAGATGAAGCAGCAGATGGGCCTTCTCCCCTCTGCCCCGGCCGCTTCGTCGACGCCGGCGCCCGCGCTCACCAACGGGCAGGCCTCGCTCCAGCTCGGCACCGGCGACCCTGCCGCCGCCGCCGCGCCCGCCTCCCCCGCCGCCGCGCAGGACAACGTCAGCGACGCCGAGCTCGTGGACGAGTTCGACGCGCTGGAAGCGAAGGAGCGGGGGACGGTGTAG
- a CDS encoding threonine synthase, giving the protein MTTNTIPAGGATHLECTRCGAEYASEAHHRLSQCCEKPLYPRYDLEAIGARLKREDLRGRPADLWRYAELLPVRDPANAVRLGEGWTPLIETPRLAERLGVGRVWVKDEGQNPTASFKARGLCMAISRARELGIREVALPSAGNAGSATAAYAAAAGMRAHIVVPRDTPVPIIQEIRALGADLELLDGLITDCGVRVAEGAREHGWFDLSTLKEPYRVEGKKTMGYEIAEQFGWTLPDVIVYPTGGGTGLVGMWKAFDEMERLGWIGSHRPRMITVQASGCAPIIRAWEEGAAHAEPWQGAHTYASGLRVPRAVGDFLILDAVRASGGAGVAVPDEEMREWTPIMGALTGIFAAPEGAATAAAVARLRQDGTLSGDESVVLFNTGSGLKYVDLD; this is encoded by the coding sequence ATGACCACCAACACCATCCCCGCCGGCGGCGCCACGCACCTGGAATGCACCCGCTGCGGCGCCGAGTACGCCAGCGAGGCGCACCACCGTCTCTCGCAATGCTGCGAGAAGCCGCTCTACCCGCGCTACGACCTGGAGGCGATCGGGGCGCGGCTGAAGCGCGAGGATCTGCGCGGCCGCCCCGCCGACCTGTGGCGCTACGCCGAGCTACTCCCCGTGCGCGACCCCGCCAACGCCGTGCGCCTCGGCGAGGGGTGGACCCCGCTCATCGAGACGCCGCGGCTGGCGGAGCGGCTGGGCGTGGGGCGCGTGTGGGTCAAGGACGAGGGCCAGAACCCCACCGCGTCGTTCAAGGCGCGCGGCCTGTGCATGGCCATATCGCGCGCCAGGGAGCTGGGGATCCGCGAAGTGGCGCTTCCCTCGGCGGGCAACGCGGGTAGCGCCACCGCCGCCTACGCCGCCGCCGCGGGGATGCGCGCCCACATCGTGGTGCCCCGCGACACGCCCGTCCCCATCATCCAGGAGATCCGCGCCCTGGGCGCCGACCTGGAGCTGCTGGACGGGCTCATCACCGACTGCGGCGTGCGCGTGGCGGAGGGCGCGCGGGAGCACGGCTGGTTCGACCTCTCGACCCTCAAGGAGCCGTACCGGGTGGAGGGGAAGAAGACGATGGGCTACGAGATCGCCGAGCAGTTCGGGTGGACGCTGCCGGACGTGATCGTCTACCCCACCGGCGGCGGCACCGGGCTGGTGGGGATGTGGAAGGCGTTCGACGAGATGGAGCGGCTCGGCTGGATCGGCTCGCACCGCCCGCGGATGATCACGGTGCAGGCCAGCGGCTGCGCACCCATCATCCGCGCATGGGAGGAGGGCGCCGCCCACGCCGAGCCCTGGCAGGGCGCGCACACCTACGCCTCGGGCCTGCGGGTGCCGCGCGCGGTGGGCGACTTCCTGATCCTGGACGCGGTCCGAGCCTCCGGCGGCGCGGGCGTCGCCGTTCCCGACGAGGAGATGCGCGAGTGGACGCCCATCATGGGCGCCCTCACCGGCATCTTTGCCGCGCCCGAGGGCGCCGCTACCGCCGCCGCCGTCGCGCGCCTCCGCCAGGACGGCACGCTCAGCGGCGACGAGAGCGTGGTGCTGTTCAACACCGGCAGCGGCCTCAAGTACGTCGACCTCGACTGA
- a CDS encoding OsmC family peroxiredoxin, with translation MPTRKANATWEGGLQSGKGSFEGESGAIKGSYSFGSRFGDTGGTNPEELLAAAEAACFSMALAGGLEQNGTPATRVHTDASCTITKEAEGFRITTMMLRCRAQVPNVDADTFAGIAAATKAGCPVSKALAGVDIQLDAALE, from the coding sequence ATGCCTACGAGGAAAGCGAACGCCACCTGGGAAGGCGGGCTGCAGAGCGGAAAGGGGAGCTTCGAGGGGGAGAGCGGCGCCATCAAGGGGAGCTACTCCTTCGGCTCCCGCTTCGGAGACACGGGCGGCACCAACCCCGAGGAGCTCCTGGCGGCAGCCGAGGCGGCGTGCTTCAGCATGGCGCTGGCAGGGGGGCTGGAGCAGAACGGGACCCCCGCCACGCGCGTGCACACCGACGCGTCGTGCACCATCACCAAGGAAGCGGAGGGCTTCCGCATCACCACGATGATGCTCCGCTGCCGCGCGCAGGTGCCCAACGTCGATGCGGACACCTTTGCGGGCATCGCCGCGGCCACCAAGGCGGGGTGCCCGGTGAGCAAGGCGCTCGCGGGGGTCGACATCCAGCTCGACGCCGCGCTCGAATAG
- the tnpA gene encoding IS200/IS605 family transposase yields the protein MRAPYTQLYLHLVWATWDRLPMLTPVVMPQVYDCLQAECTRLRVDLLAIGGVEDHVHLLVRTPPTISVSYLVQQLKGVSSHMANHAIPKDFVFKWQGAYGAFAVSKRLVPQARDYIANQEQRHRAGQVHQTLELGSSQGP from the coding sequence GTGAGGGCGCCGTATACGCAGCTTTACCTGCATCTGGTTTGGGCCACGTGGGACCGCCTACCGATGCTGACGCCGGTGGTGATGCCGCAGGTCTACGATTGCCTGCAGGCGGAGTGCACCCGCCTCCGGGTGGACCTGCTCGCCATTGGCGGCGTCGAGGACCACGTCCACCTTCTGGTGAGGACGCCGCCGACGATCTCGGTCTCGTACCTCGTCCAGCAGCTCAAGGGTGTGTCGTCTCACATGGCGAACCACGCGATCCCGAAGGACTTCGTGTTCAAGTGGCAGGGAGCGTACGGCGCCTTCGCGGTATCCAAGCGCCTCGTCCCGCAAGCGCGCGACTACATCGCCAACCAGGAACAGCGGCACCGCGCCGGCCAGGTACACCAAACCCTTGAGCTGGGCTCTAGCCAAGGCCCCTAA
- a CDS encoding FAD-dependent oxidoreductase, translated as MKIAVIGGGPAGMCAAWRLVRDGASVELFEAEGRIGGRTRTEVVDGYRIDTGAQLFGTLYRRVLAVLAEVGAGERMVRAPGRDALWRKGRAHEVVYGSPTSMLASGALPVALKLRLGAQYLPFLQRHGPSLDLDALERAAGVGLDGESASAWGARELGRDFVDLLVHPLLATLYGTGSEEASAGFYHALSRQGLTLQVLAMRGGAGGFCDAVAAAVERGGGVLHTGRAVHSVARAGAGVELSGDGWTDRFDAAVVAVPAPAALRLLGDALPRAAEWLARVRVRPTATVALLLDRPVPGRFFGLSFPRGETRVVAAACAEENKGADVVPAGRGLLLVIPTPAAGEALRGAAPEDALRAVLPELEGALPGLARTVRDARVYPWEHGWTLFYPGYLAHLRSARGGALEENAPIALAGDYLYAPNVEGAVAAGLEAAERLLRRISP; from the coding sequence ATGAAGATTGCGGTGATCGGTGGCGGCCCCGCCGGGATGTGCGCGGCGTGGCGGCTGGTGCGGGATGGGGCGTCGGTGGAGCTCTTTGAGGCGGAGGGTCGCATCGGGGGGCGCACCCGCACCGAGGTGGTGGACGGGTACCGCATCGACACGGGGGCGCAGCTGTTCGGCACCCTCTACCGCCGCGTCCTCGCGGTGCTCGCGGAGGTGGGGGCGGGGGAGCGGATGGTGCGCGCGCCGGGGCGGGACGCGCTCTGGCGCAAGGGGCGCGCACACGAGGTGGTGTACGGCTCGCCCACCAGCATGCTGGCGTCCGGGGCATTGCCGGTCGCGCTGAAGCTGCGGCTGGGCGCGCAGTACCTCCCCTTCCTCCAGCGCCACGGCCCCTCGCTCGACCTCGACGCCCTGGAGCGCGCCGCCGGTGTCGGGCTGGACGGCGAATCCGCGTCGGCCTGGGGCGCGCGCGAGCTGGGGCGCGACTTCGTGGATCTCCTCGTCCACCCCCTCCTCGCAACCCTCTACGGCACCGGGTCGGAGGAGGCGAGCGCCGGCTTCTACCACGCGCTTTCCAGGCAGGGGCTCACGCTGCAGGTGCTCGCCATGCGCGGCGGTGCGGGCGGCTTCTGCGATGCGGTTGCGGCGGCGGTGGAGCGGGGCGGGGGAGTGCTCCACACCGGCCGCGCCGTCCACTCCGTCGCGCGCGCGGGCGCGGGCGTGGAGCTGAGCGGCGATGGGTGGACCGACCGCTTCGATGCCGCCGTCGTAGCCGTCCCCGCGCCGGCCGCGCTGCGTCTGCTGGGCGATGCGCTTCCGAGGGCGGCGGAGTGGCTGGCCCGCGTGCGCGTGCGCCCGACGGCTACGGTGGCGCTCCTCCTGGACCGGCCGGTACCGGGGCGCTTCTTCGGCCTCTCCTTTCCGCGTGGCGAGACGCGCGTGGTCGCCGCCGCCTGCGCGGAGGAGAACAAGGGCGCGGACGTGGTGCCGGCCGGGCGCGGGCTCCTCCTGGTGATCCCCACCCCCGCCGCCGGCGAGGCGCTGCGCGGCGCAGCCCCCGAAGACGCCCTCCGCGCCGTCCTTCCCGAGCTGGAGGGGGCACTGCCCGGCCTGGCCCGCACCGTCCGCGACGCACGCGTCTACCCGTGGGAGCACGGGTGGACGCTCTTCTATCCCGGCTACCTCGCCCACCTCCGATCCGCCCGCGGCGGCGCGCTCGAGGAAAACGCCCCCATCGCCCTCGCCGGCGACTACCTGTACGCCCCCAACGTCGAGGGCGCCGTCGCCGCCGGCCTGGAAGCCGCCGAGCGTCTGCTGCGCCGCATTTCGCCGTAG
- a CDS encoding pentapeptide repeat-containing protein, with the protein MGIVKRALGFVSGLGSGRDANLPASWPPGHQRDEVERRLASGERSLSRLDLTGADLTGLDLAGVDLSHSNLRDVKLAGCNLAGADLTECCLCNTDFTGANLRVTVLRDASSLRTGAMRPVVLERADLSGADARGIDLSRGRLAGAIFEGANLTEASLHKADLSGARMANATLSGANLRHAQLGDADLSGAILEAADMAGVRAHGARLTGARCRRANLGDAILEAADLTAADLSDADLGGANLRGSRLRGATLRGADLDSVIFEAAELDGADFSGAHNHVVVAIAH; encoded by the coding sequence ATGGGGATCGTCAAGCGTGCTCTCGGATTCGTAAGCGGGTTGGGCTCCGGACGCGATGCGAACCTCCCCGCGAGCTGGCCTCCCGGCCACCAGCGGGACGAGGTGGAGCGCAGGCTGGCCTCGGGCGAGCGCTCCCTTTCGCGCCTGGACCTGACCGGGGCCGACCTCACGGGGCTGGACCTGGCCGGCGTGGACCTGAGCCACTCCAACCTGCGCGACGTGAAGCTGGCCGGATGCAACCTGGCCGGCGCGGACCTCACCGAGTGCTGCCTCTGCAACACGGACTTCACGGGCGCCAACCTGCGCGTCACCGTGCTGCGCGATGCCAGCTCCCTGCGCACGGGCGCCATGCGGCCCGTCGTGCTGGAGCGCGCCGACCTCAGCGGGGCGGACGCGCGCGGCATCGACCTGTCGCGCGGGCGGCTGGCGGGCGCCATCTTCGAGGGCGCGAACCTCACCGAGGCCTCGCTGCACAAGGCCGACCTGAGCGGCGCGCGGATGGCCAACGCCACCCTCAGCGGCGCGAACCTCCGCCACGCGCAGCTCGGCGACGCGGACCTGAGCGGCGCGATCCTGGAAGCCGCGGACATGGCCGGCGTCCGTGCACACGGCGCGCGCCTGACCGGTGCCCGCTGCCGCCGCGCCAACCTGGGTGATGCCATCCTCGAAGCCGCCGACCTCACCGCCGCGGACCTCTCGGACGCGGATCTGGGTGGCGCAAACCTGCGCGGGAGCCGCCTCCGTGGCGCTACCCTGCGCGGCGCCGACCTGGACAGCGTCATATTCGAAGCGGCCGAGCTGGACGGCGCGGACTTCTCTGGCGCCCATAACCACGTCGTCGTGGCGATCGCCCACTAA
- the argF gene encoding ornithine carbamoyltransferase, which produces MTAPAARHFLAIPDFTREEILRTLDLAAEMKRGEYRERPLAGKTLAMIFTKSSTRTRVSFEVGTYQLGGHALFLSSRDIQLGRGEPIRDTARVLSRFVDGIMIRTFDHGDPEELARYGSVPVINGLTDLLHPCQIMADLMTVRENLGDDVSGLKVAWVGDGNNMANSWINAAYRLGFELRLAYPPGYAPDTYILDRARGTARIIVTHDPREAVEGADVVNTDVWASMGQEEESARRERDFAGFRVDEALMESASERSIFLHCLPAHRGEEVTEEVLEGPRSRVWDEAENRMHVQKAIMARLMGGVE; this is translated from the coding sequence ATGACCGCTCCGGCAGCGCGCCACTTCCTCGCCATCCCCGACTTCACGCGCGAGGAGATCCTCCGCACGCTCGACCTTGCCGCGGAGATGAAGCGCGGCGAGTACCGCGAGCGGCCGCTGGCGGGAAAGACGCTCGCCATGATCTTCACCAAGAGCTCCACCCGCACCCGGGTGTCGTTCGAGGTGGGGACGTACCAGCTCGGCGGGCACGCGCTCTTCCTCTCATCGCGCGACATCCAGCTCGGCCGCGGCGAGCCGATCCGCGACACGGCGCGCGTCCTGTCGCGCTTCGTGGACGGAATCATGATCCGCACCTTCGACCACGGCGACCCGGAGGAGCTGGCGCGCTACGGCTCCGTTCCGGTCATCAACGGCCTCACCGACCTCCTTCACCCCTGCCAGATCATGGCGGACCTGATGACCGTCCGCGAGAACCTGGGCGACGACGTGTCCGGGCTCAAGGTGGCGTGGGTGGGCGATGGCAACAACATGGCGAACTCCTGGATCAACGCCGCGTACCGCCTGGGCTTCGAGCTGCGCCTCGCCTACCCGCCGGGATACGCGCCGGACACCTACATCCTGGACCGCGCGCGCGGCACCGCACGCATCATCGTGACCCACGACCCGCGCGAGGCGGTCGAAGGGGCGGACGTGGTGAACACGGACGTGTGGGCTTCGATGGGGCAGGAGGAGGAGTCCGCCCGGCGCGAGCGCGACTTCGCCGGCTTCCGGGTGGACGAGGCGCTGATGGAGTCCGCGTCCGAGCGCTCCATCTTCCTCCACTGCCTCCCCGCCCACCGCGGCGAAGAGGTCACCGAGGAGGTGCTGGAGGGCCCGCGCTCGCGCGTGTGGGACGAAGCCGAGAACCGCATGCACGTACAGAAGGCGATCATGGCCCGGCTGATGGGCGGCGTGGAGTAG
- a CDS encoding TldD/PmbA family protein, giving the protein MKRRDFLVQGTALAAGSVLLPGLARAHAPVLEMDDPQVKELAMRAVDAARRAGASYADVRISRNRTQAVGTRERQITFFNDGETYGFGVRVLANGSWGFAASRDLTADEVERVARQAVSQARASAAAQRRPVELAPGERYPDATWTSPVQTDPFNVPIEEKVALLLAANEAALKVQGARFVNSSMFFLKEEKTFANTDGSYIAQTIYRSFPQLNVTAVSPDMSDFQSRRSSDIAPMGLGYEHVRNSRLVENAPRWAEDAVKKLTAKAVQPGRYDLVLLPTHLWLTIHESIAHPTELDRIMGFEANYAGTSFIYPIRDFLGKFRYGPEFMNVQGERSTPGGLSTVAYDDEGIRPDEYLIIKNGVINDLQTTREQAPMLADWYRQQGKPVRSHGNSYSQSWADVQFQRMPNVNLLPDTVKDTSVEELVSGIQDGILIDGDGSFSIDQQRYNAQFGGQTFQEIKNGRITGPLKDVAYQMRTPEFWNGMDAIGGRSTYFLGGAFNDGKGQPSQSNAVSHGSPAARFRKVNVINTGRKA; this is encoded by the coding sequence ATGAAACGCAGAGACTTCCTCGTGCAGGGCACCGCGCTGGCCGCGGGCTCGGTCCTGCTGCCGGGGCTGGCCAGGGCGCATGCGCCGGTGCTGGAGATGGACGATCCGCAGGTGAAGGAGCTGGCGATGCGCGCGGTGGATGCCGCCCGCCGCGCCGGCGCCAGCTACGCGGACGTGCGCATCTCCCGCAACCGCACGCAGGCCGTGGGCACCCGCGAGCGGCAGATCACCTTCTTCAACGACGGCGAGACCTACGGGTTCGGCGTGCGCGTGCTGGCCAACGGCTCGTGGGGCTTCGCCGCGTCGCGCGACCTGACGGCGGACGAGGTGGAGCGCGTCGCCCGGCAGGCCGTGTCGCAGGCGCGCGCCAGCGCCGCGGCCCAGCGGCGGCCGGTGGAGCTGGCCCCGGGCGAGCGGTACCCGGACGCCACCTGGACATCGCCGGTGCAGACCGACCCGTTCAACGTACCCATCGAGGAAAAGGTGGCGCTGCTGCTGGCCGCCAACGAGGCCGCGCTCAAGGTGCAGGGCGCCCGCTTCGTGAACTCGTCGATGTTCTTCCTCAAGGAAGAGAAGACGTTCGCCAACACGGACGGCTCGTACATCGCGCAGACGATCTACCGCTCGTTCCCGCAGCTGAACGTGACGGCGGTGTCGCCCGACATGTCTGACTTCCAGAGCCGGCGCTCCAGCGACATCGCGCCCATGGGGCTGGGCTACGAGCACGTGCGCAACTCGCGCCTGGTGGAGAACGCGCCGCGCTGGGCCGAGGACGCGGTCAAGAAGCTCACGGCCAAGGCGGTGCAGCCGGGGCGCTACGACCTGGTGCTCCTTCCCACGCACCTCTGGCTGACGATCCACGAGTCGATCGCGCACCCCACCGAGCTGGACCGCATCATGGGGTTCGAGGCGAACTACGCCGGCACCTCGTTCATCTACCCGATCCGGGACTTCCTGGGCAAGTTCCGCTACGGGCCGGAGTTCATGAACGTGCAGGGCGAGCGCTCCACGCCGGGCGGGCTGTCGACGGTGGCGTACGACGACGAGGGGATACGGCCGGACGAGTACCTGATCATCAAGAACGGGGTGATCAACGACCTGCAGACCACGCGCGAGCAGGCGCCGATGCTGGCCGACTGGTACCGCCAGCAGGGGAAGCCGGTGCGCAGCCACGGCAACTCGTACTCGCAGAGCTGGGCGGACGTGCAGTTCCAGCGCATGCCCAACGTCAACCTGCTGCCGGACACGGTCAAGGACACCTCGGTGGAGGAGCTGGTGTCGGGGATCCAGGACGGCATCCTGATCGACGGCGACGGCTCGTTCTCCATCGACCAGCAGCGCTACAACGCGCAGTTCGGCGGGCAGACCTTCCAGGAGATCAAGAACGGGAGGATCACGGGCCCGCTCAAGGACGTGGCGTACCAGATGAGGACCCCCGAGTTCTGGAACGGGATGGACGCCATCGGCGGGCGCAGCACCTACTTCCTGGGCGGCGCCTTCAACGACGGCAAGGGGCAGCCCTCGCAGTCCAACGCCGTGTCGCACGGCTCCCCCGCGGCTCGGTTCCGCAAGGTCAACGTGATCAACACCGGACGGAAGGCCTAA
- a CDS encoding TldD/PmbA family protein — MAQQSKYFSREEMQRLAQRALGFSTADEARVNIQSGVRGNTRFAVNQISTGGDVYDATLTFTSAFGKKVASATTNRFDDESLRAVVQTSERLARLVPEDPEYLGELGPQQYPNATPFFQSTANLTPEARAAAVNAITRPAATRNLVATGFLDMVVGSQAVATKKGLFAYQAGTETNLTTTVRTPDGTGSGWAGVGQNDWSKVDPAQLADRAIRKAELSRNAKAVEPGKWTVILEPTAVANLVQLMTFAMDARSADEGRSFFSKQGGGNKIGEKFLDPRVSIYSDPSDPQIFSSAFNGQGLPNRRMQWVESGVLRNLQYSRFWAQKQGREPTGFADGFYMSGGNATIDQMIASTERGLLVTRLWYIRPVDPRTILYTGLTRDGTFLVENGRITSAVKNLRWNESPIFMLNNIEAMSAPVRVSASESGEAGSAVTVPAIKARDFTFTSLSDAV, encoded by the coding sequence ATGGCGCAGCAGAGCAAATACTTCTCGCGCGAAGAGATGCAGCGCCTGGCGCAGCGGGCGCTGGGCTTCTCCACGGCCGACGAGGCGCGCGTCAACATCCAGAGCGGGGTGCGCGGCAACACCCGCTTCGCCGTGAACCAGATCTCCACCGGCGGCGACGTCTACGACGCCACGCTGACCTTCACCAGCGCCTTTGGTAAAAAGGTGGCCAGCGCCACCACCAACCGCTTCGACGACGAGTCGCTGCGCGCGGTGGTGCAGACCAGTGAGCGGCTGGCGCGGCTGGTGCCCGAGGACCCGGAGTACCTGGGCGAGCTGGGGCCGCAGCAGTACCCGAACGCCACCCCCTTCTTCCAGTCGACCGCCAACCTGACCCCTGAGGCTCGCGCCGCCGCGGTCAACGCGATCACGCGCCCGGCCGCGACGCGCAACCTGGTGGCGACCGGCTTCCTGGACATGGTGGTGGGGTCGCAGGCGGTGGCCACCAAGAAGGGGCTCTTCGCCTACCAGGCCGGCACGGAGACGAACCTGACCACCACCGTGCGCACGCCGGACGGCACGGGGTCAGGCTGGGCGGGCGTAGGGCAGAACGACTGGAGCAAGGTGGACCCGGCGCAGCTCGCGGACCGCGCGATCCGCAAGGCCGAGCTGTCCAGGAACGCCAAGGCGGTTGAGCCCGGCAAGTGGACGGTGATCCTGGAGCCGACCGCCGTCGCCAACCTGGTGCAGCTCATGACGTTCGCCATGGACGCGCGCTCGGCGGACGAGGGGCGCTCCTTCTTCTCGAAGCAGGGGGGAGGCAACAAGATCGGGGAGAAGTTCCTGGACCCACGCGTCTCCATCTACTCGGACCCGTCGGACCCGCAGATCTTCAGCTCGGCGTTCAACGGCCAGGGGCTTCCCAACCGCCGCATGCAGTGGGTGGAGAGCGGCGTCCTGCGGAACCTGCAGTACAGCCGCTTCTGGGCGCAGAAGCAGGGGCGCGAGCCGACGGGCTTCGCGGACGGCTTCTACATGTCGGGCGGCAACGCGACCATCGACCAGATGATCGCCTCCACGGAGCGCGGGCTGCTGGTTACGCGCCTGTGGTACATCCGCCCGGTGGACCCGCGCACGATCCTGTACACGGGCCTCACCCGCGACGGCACCTTTCTGGTGGAGAACGGCCGCATCACCAGCGCGGTCAAGAACCTGCGCTGGAACGAGTCGCCGATCTTCATGCTCAACAACATCGAGGCGATGTCTGCCCCGGTGCGTGTGAGCGCCTCGGAGTCGGGCGAGGCGGGCTCGGCGGTCACCGTCCCCGCCATCAAAGCCCGCGACTTCACCTTCACGTCGCTCTCCGACGCGGTGTAG
- a CDS encoding YbjN domain-containing protein: MVTREDVERYLLNSELTHEEVQDGMWVAHAEGGPSLVIHHSPPVLVFRLKVMDVPSDQTRCADLYKRLLRFNATDLVHAAYGLEEEDVVLTETLELENLDQNEFQAVIDSFQMAMASHLEQLAPFRDC, encoded by the coding sequence ATGGTGACGCGAGAGGATGTGGAGCGGTACCTGCTCAACTCGGAGCTGACCCACGAGGAAGTGCAGGATGGGATGTGGGTGGCCCACGCGGAAGGCGGGCCTTCGCTGGTGATCCATCACTCGCCGCCGGTGCTGGTCTTCCGCCTCAAGGTGATGGACGTGCCCAGCGACCAGACCCGCTGCGCCGATCTGTACAAGAGGCTCCTCCGCTTCAACGCGACGGACCTGGTGCACGCCGCGTACGGGCTGGAGGAGGAGGACGTGGTCCTCACCGAGACGCTGGAGCTGGAGAACCTCGACCAGAACGAATTCCAGGCGGTGATCGACTCGTTCCAGATGGCGATGGCGTCGCACCTGGAGCAGCTCGCGCCCTTTCGCGACTGCTGA
- the sdaAA gene encoding L-serine ammonia-lyase, iron-sulfur-dependent, subunit alpha has translation MHKSIESLIREADETGRTLAQVVLDTESAESGRAPEEIRGRIAKTLRVMRGAIDEGLKGEVRSASGLTGGRARRLMENGPRLLGARLTETLARAISTLEVNAAMGLIVAAPTAGAAGVLPAVLISMDEFQELGEERLIDAMLVAGGVGGVIAHRASLAGAEGGCQAETGTAAAMSSAAVSYLHGGTHEQISTAVALTLQGMLGLICDPIGGLVEIPCIYRNASAAMQAIAGAEMALAGLDFPVSADEVIDVMGDVGRRMPRAFRETAEGGLATTPSARKLVQLRPRAGAVGSGN, from the coding sequence ATGCACAAGTCCATCGAATCCCTGATCCGCGAGGCCGACGAGACCGGCCGCACCCTCGCCCAGGTGGTGCTCGACACCGAATCGGCGGAGAGCGGCAGGGCTCCCGAGGAGATCCGCGGACGGATCGCGAAGACGCTGCGGGTGATGCGCGGCGCCATTGACGAGGGGCTCAAGGGCGAGGTGCGCTCCGCCAGCGGCCTCACGGGAGGGCGCGCGCGGCGGCTGATGGAGAACGGGCCGCGGCTGCTGGGGGCCCGCCTCACCGAGACGCTCGCCCGCGCCATCTCCACTCTGGAGGTCAACGCGGCGATGGGGCTGATCGTGGCGGCGCCCACGGCCGGCGCGGCGGGCGTGCTCCCCGCCGTGCTCATCAGCATGGACGAGTTCCAGGAGCTGGGCGAGGAGCGGCTGATCGACGCCATGCTGGTGGCCGGCGGCGTGGGCGGGGTCATCGCCCACCGCGCGTCGCTCGCCGGCGCGGAGGGCGGGTGCCAGGCGGAGACGGGGACCGCGGCCGCCATGAGCAGCGCCGCCGTTTCGTACCTGCACGGGGGGACGCACGAGCAGATCTCCACCGCCGTCGCGCTCACGCTGCAGGGGATGCTGGGGCTGATCTGCGACCCCATCGGCGGGCTGGTGGAGATCCCCTGCATCTACCGCAACGCCTCCGCCGCCATGCAGGCCATCGCCGGCGCGGAGATGGCGCTGGCGGGGCTCGACTTCCCCGTCTCCGCCGACGAGGTGATCGACGTGATGGGCGATGTGGGGCGCCGCATGCCCCGCGCCTTCCGCGAGACGGCGGAAGGGGGGCTCGCCACCACCCCATCCGCGCGCAAGCTGGTGCAGCTGCGGCCCCGGGCGGGCGCCGTGGGGTCGGGGAACTGA